In Methanocaldococcus sp. FS406-22, the genomic stretch TGAAAATCTTTTAATGAAGGAGATAAAAACAACCTTGGAAAAGATGGAGATAACTCTTTTAAATAACTTGGACTTGGTTTATACTGCTTTAAAAAATAACGATAAAAAATTGGCTGAGGATATAATTATCAAAGACTATGCGTTAAATAAAATGGAGGAAGAAATTAGAATGCTCTTAGGGATGAATGCCTTAAAATACTTGCCTGGAGCTTATGCAAATGCCTTTGCCACTATAGCTTCAAACCTTGAAAGATTGGGAGATTATATAGCAAACATTGCTGAGGAGATAGTGCATGGGCTTAAATTAGATAAAGATATTGAGAATGAGGTTGCAGTTATATTTAATATTCTCAAAGAGATGCTAACTGAGGCTATAGATGTAGTTAAAAGCAAAAGAAAAGAGACAAAAATCCATGAGCTTGAAGAGCAATTACACAAAAACCTTGAGCTATTGCTGAACAAAGTTTTAGAAAATAAGAGGGAGGATTTAAACTTCTATGTTCAATTTGGAATGTTTTTAAAGGATATTGAGAGATTTGGAGATAGATGTGTAAATATTGTAGATATTGCTTTAGAGCTTTATCATAACATACCAAGAAGCCCAATTCCTGAGAGATTGAAAAGAGGGATGCTATGAGAGAGTTTATATTCAAAGCTAATAAAACAATAACTTCTTCAGATATAAATTTAAAAGATTTGCCCGGAAGTTGTGGAAGGTTGGATTTGCTCTGCAGATGTGTAAGTGATGCCTTCTTTTTATCTCATGATATAAGAAGAGATGTCATCTTCTACGCAGTTCTCTATGGACAGCCGAATCCGCCAGTTTGCATAAAATTTGTTGGTAGTGAATTGAAGAAGGTCTCTCCAGATGAAAGAAATATAGCCATATTTATAAAAAAAGCCCTCAAAAAATTTGAAGAACTTGATGAAGAGCAAAGAAAGAGCTGGAATCAATCAACCCCTGGAATTTATGTTAGGAGATTAGGATTTAGAGATTTAATTTTAGAGAGATTAGAGGAAGGGAAGAATATTTATTATTTACACAAAAATGGGGAGGATGTTGAAAACGTTGAGATAGAAAATCCTGTTTTTATACTTGGAGACCATATTGGCATTGGAGAGGAGGATGAGAGATTTTTAGAAGAGATTAAAGCTAAAAAAATCTCTTTATCACCATTGGAGTTGCATGCAAATCACTGTATAACTATAATCCATAATGTGTTGGATAAACGAAATATTTGAGGATAATCATTTTTACCTATCTTAGTGGGACATTAATTGGGGCTGAAAGCTCTAAATTATACCTAGGATTTATAACGTGTTGGATAAAAGAAATATTTTGAAGGGTTAAGCTATGGAGTTTGAAAAATTTATAGAGGAAAAAGTAAATCAAAAACTTAAAGAATTGAGGATAAAAAACTCCTTAGAAATTTTAAATAAGTTAGATATTGATATAGAGCTTAAAGAGGCCTTAAAATGCATGCTTTTAAAAAGATTACATGGAGATAGAGAGTTTTATAAAATCTCCATTGATAAAAAACCTTCTGCAGTTGTTGCATTCAGTGGAGGAGTTGATAGCTCAACCTCTACAATAATAGCAAAGCATATTTTTAATGTGAAGGCAGTTTCTTGCTATTCAAAGTATATTATGACAGATGAAATGAAAGAAACTGCCAAAAATGTAGCTAAGAAGATTGGAGTAGATTTAGAATTTATTGATATTGATTTAGAAGAGGTCTATGAAGGAGTTGTTAATGGTAGATTTCATCCTTGTGGTAGATGTCATAAAGTTATTGAAAATGCAATTATAAATTATGCTAAAAGCATCGATGCTGAATTTGTTATATTTGGTGATTTGCTGGCTTTTGGATATTTGGCTTTATATAAGGAGGATGAGATTTTTAGATTTAATTTGCCGTCTTTTTTTGCATTAACAAAGGATGAAGAGAGGGAAATATTAAAAAACAATGGTATTGAGTTGAGAATGGGCTATGGTTGCCCTTTATTAAAAATTTATCATCGACACAATAAGGGATACAAATTTACAATTCAAAGGATTTTGAGAGAGGTTAGAGGAAGAGTTATTAATGAAGAAGAGGGCTTTAAAAATATAACCGACATTTTAAATCAACAATAAAAATCCTTTCCAAGGGATGTGCAATATATTGTCCTCAACTTTTAGCTCATTGCCAATAACTATTCCTTTTGAGGCTTTAACTCTCTCCATGCTCTTTAAAACTTGTTTTGATTGTTTTTTATTTAAACTAACCTCAATAACAATCTTTTCCATGTATGGAGATAGTAGTATAAAATCAGCTCCTCCTTTTTTTGGCTCATAACTTAAGCTATAGCCTTTCTTTTTACAAAAC encodes the following:
- a CDS encoding phosphate uptake regulator PhoU — translated: MLRGKEATLAGIIRVIIEEEPETQDEIAEKLGISRRYVAKLLKPLIDEKIVKHPYVVDMSKLHKINLQFDENLLMKEIKTTLEKMEITLLNNLDLVYTALKNNDKKLAEDIIIKDYALNKMEEEIRMLLGMNALKYLPGAYANAFATIASNLERLGDYIANIAEEIVHGLKLDKDIENEVAVIFNILKEMLTEAIDVVKSKRKETKIHELEEQLHKNLELLLNKVLENKREDLNFYVQFGMFLKDIERFGDRCVNIVDIALELYHNIPRSPIPERLKRGML
- the trmY gene encoding tRNA (pseudouridine(54)-N(1))-methyltransferase TrmY — protein: MREFIFKANKTITSSDINLKDLPGSCGRLDLLCRCVSDAFFLSHDIRRDVIFYAVLYGQPNPPVCIKFVGSELKKVSPDERNIAIFIKKALKKFEELDEEQRKSWNQSTPGIYVRRLGFRDLILERLEEGKNIYYLHKNGEDVENVEIENPVFILGDHIGIGEEDERFLEEIKAKKISLSPLELHANHCITIIHNVLDKRNI
- a CDS encoding 7-cyano-7-deazaguanine synthase, translating into MEFEKFIEEKVNQKLKELRIKNSLEILNKLDIDIELKEALKCMLLKRLHGDREFYKISIDKKPSAVVAFSGGVDSSTSTIIAKHIFNVKAVSCYSKYIMTDEMKETAKNVAKKIGVDLEFIDIDLEEVYEGVVNGRFHPCGRCHKVIENAIINYAKSIDAEFVIFGDLLAFGYLALYKEDEIFRFNLPSFFALTKDEEREILKNNGIELRMGYGCPLLKIYHRHNKGYKFTIQRILREVRGRVINEEEGFKNITDILNQQ